In Calothrix sp. PCC 7507, one DNA window encodes the following:
- a CDS encoding Uma2 family endonuclease, whose product MVQALTKALTLEEFLQLPETEPASEYINGLIVQKPMPQGEHSVIQTELSPAINLVVKPKQIARAFTELRCTFGGRSTVPDIAVFQWGRIPRNDNGGVANVFAIAPDWTIEILSPDQSQTKVTKNILHCLKHGTQMGWLIDPEEKSVFVYLPDQPTTVYDAPESRLPVPEFAKDFHLTVEGLFSWLRE is encoded by the coding sequence ATGGTACAAGCTCTTACTAAAGCCCTGACCCTAGAAGAATTTCTACAATTGCCGGAAACAGAACCTGCCAGCGAGTACATTAATGGATTGATCGTCCAGAAACCGATGCCACAAGGAGAACACAGCGTAATTCAGACTGAACTATCGCCTGCAATCAACTTGGTCGTCAAACCTAAACAGATCGCACGGGCTTTCACAGAACTACGCTGTACGTTTGGTGGACGCTCAACTGTACCTGATATTGCTGTGTTTCAGTGGGGTAGAATTCCACGCAATGACAATGGTGGAGTTGCTAACGTTTTTGCGATCGCTCCAGATTGGACAATCGAAATTCTTTCACCTGATCAGAGCCAAACTAAAGTTACTAAAAATATTCTGCATTGTCTTAAACATGGAACTCAGATGGGATGGCTAATTGATCCAGAGGAAAAATCTGTGTTTGTTTACTTACCAGATCAACCAACTACGGTCTATGATGCACCAGAGTCACGATTGCCAGTACCGGAATTCGCCAAAGACTTTCACCTCACAGTAGAAGGTCTGTTTAGCTGGTTGAGGGAGTGA